The proteins below are encoded in one region of Toxoplasma gondii ME49 chromosome IV, whole genome shotgun sequence:
- a CDS encoding hypothetical protein (encoded by transcript TGME49_211310) — MPGRGRQGRSPELRGSTAPHSQRGATRKCGNSSIGENEQGWASRRDTVGCLAFPFVCPARRSPQGFRSTTSASGESRPEVGPSELLFACLQQLQLPECLHLLLHHGADPFHQPLLYSDEAARSLFNILPKALVSDHFDWECPSSAGHVSHHQTRPSPMQLASRLCALLRSPPRKNLADPYLERCFLVKSVGENSVFPPTFSGATNVSLFRCLCTWGAASSHQLGHLLFSSASGKRTHPPRPVHFSFDDEATSELFCSRGPQLSSQRRPSDPLSSAPHSSSPSLSSCVSSPPSSKPSVQPSAASLVCSACSARARNGASSLRVQLIRCGASISLAATFDGEVWVWGKGGDGGHQILSEPTLLRGLVEPLESFSSFTHGSSRGKRSGTCGGSPRRSQLISSGREQQPEFLPKAGDACYRCGCTFLDDTGKKHTRGRIIRDAAVGASHCLLLVDVAVAERPGLSPEETMVSCGRRTHSVPKSRGSDSDGSEEALDRSHLAEGGTQFSCRRREPKGDSHDSPSSQRIRRRRTNSRAYPGGGPLPPVLEPLSFDALRSNEERSGPMSEDSDEGCVGEEPVSCKQENSGNVWVYRNERRLYAWGYNSSCQLGFSPRKCRPNDTAGHGRNRHQKSGSSVGSLDSRDIGDVGFVSQSLSLGSSSASEDSDASTTTNPRRMRNLSTRQRGDEASEQPSASGDATCSGTSRETKLSETRLAVGESQTNSIHRKTSGEAEDSFTFRPVLLCSWKSAPLVEPYSPGDRPSPAALRAESSLGEPHMFSAETETERKWAEGSCRSRRQTAFGSSSASHKEIFGGRRKAFSRSVPLFPATWKVDAVAAGLTHSLLLLDDGRVCVFGDNTFGQCAQPPSVRNVKAALVLSSLPPCTAIAAGQNTNMSISRPPQKVFVWGGSRVAGSRIASSLSVGISDSSCAPSSSCASSASSSASTCAVSGGRGAPAILPFFSPMRLKGVGRREDDLGTTQDGWTTQTTSQGCPVFSTDTLAVNDSVGLAVGADERVYIFHCGVRPPIVFPAVPLLSTSDVSESPPSPQPCPSVSRSRGAPAVAVSPSAPNGRVSSPPVYLHLPPPRTSSSPSGGVRQMSLSSSQIFLLTGDGLLYCAPIPEASAFTRQPGKENDLSRRGCASLLPANPKETQARSGAPSLSSVTSLPRSVASFSNLSPFILSPSMPEPLPPEPALCLPPSAHPGLSFHEAPGLSLRPTSGVAASESLEGSPTDLRCKGGGPDGCDGDRVKAIGPDCLDRRRGTNLGPPREEILPSAAPWSVFLHFTPVREAASIGSFACSENHTAVIVEIHSPQFPPYTRPALRSSPVDQQVCAAIRASFGNPRHHVNHNNIAPFPSTSSGELPPSTSPPSPRGPTVSACHPPSLAACAAQALLRPKPPFPASVGHVLETVAPLAVSLRDKSLFDFCCLFLLFNLPLLFLALHRKTASALAGPTTGLVLSRDIPALFETLGSAKRIYQFSTSSSSFSPASCESGDVFLPATAGMQYILRSFKAAVTTAYLDEGTDKLLALNLNSLRDPLNPAWVSDPHDALPRRSRQERRDIRRSPSLFSSFTEWSPSHTAPETASGSDDDWAEPSRPLYGGGTHPTSLTGSHEARVTSGLLETTRGLSQPLRQRCLDDEQLANSVGDSACPSDIPAIPWWVEACAQQPQRSHRCEDSTTRRKGPRLSHASATMETAHETGQEPETDRREDVLRRSKDRRPRNETEAFGSVCRESDVDRKDKREQAERRVAYPLMAIRGESSTGLASHMEVSLEAASSSSRDVSSLGPASSGGASSHAEMLPASEVLSGQGGTESRSFSSRVPPVSSVLLASSGSSSSSSFSHEEDVWTEEGRQAVALWTELMGSSLDDGQSVRSFLSAGAEDLATVLGAPLPHRRVRERGDSFPRSQQHPSRSGDDSRGMVRGDASRLSSSSLTQPFLLPDIANFLPYENILFRLPRRASDLLTSSENALLERRLIDQWSGAFWVDDKEGKARGGTKVKEHRGRQKGDGRRPLLEGKLTGQCLKREDVEAEEIQGPAYRGPGENASDEGREQGAGGKWRNKGDGKAVEGAESQEGRNSEGITMNAKTFVDTSETKEQSGKNTSEDEVRNARQSRNATDRQDLNKGVDLNERDDMQEPLNEADMSNQRSIGMLGRWTTPFVPAKDGASEAQVQQEGAWTTASDIGRFPSQREERNRARPHGNGVEDWRKRLQTFSPAFAPLSPSLPPSSFPLSSSPVPHPCRPSSSIVSPALTASLAPTLRLSEAEFPCLSPVLATGRLPNPRGAGVFESKLSPVGSQTSPPKVAPLCPLLSASPSGHTPNSARPTSRWENHDRQVIDRKSGEERTVSLDDTGLPVATPRWSPDESGGTDDNDPSGFMDPDPAWNHVENRHRKQSSVLRRENGNCVLTRGEVRKTIPGLAPPCSHPPEKPQQSSASSVVAWGRGIAGGNGPDVYDAQGSSLRMPRPGEPVTASTTETKQVSKIDIPASLSQRGHEVETAARGRGDTHPSGRGFALEDFLVVSHSRKKKRKNGKDTGVLDELKDQAHTQHSTQRPGPWNRGSAGREMPVPGSASASPELAPVPDLSAIMREEELLRQERALKFQLRQSQALAQHPSSVVRVSGPPSVVVVSRQSATASAALTSGTVSGTAGARSRPLCDRPAGPGGARPSRPDAASFNRWGREAALRLQGEEGFCASDLTAIQREQIEEQEEDLARRQEEAELQEALRLIREMEERERQQEAAFQREIRRAAVIERRRIEASNATSKVARKARSDGNRRGRHGASHHLRTERLPYGPGDQIPVPSQSTCQGHPRRGRRPHPVKSGNGGCESHPSTQQQL, encoded by the exons ATGCCGGGACGTGGGCGGCAGGGCCGGAGTCCCGAGCTTCGTGGATCGACTGCGCCACACAGCCAGCGAGGAGCAACACGAAAATGTGGAAATTCATCAATCGGCGAAAACGAGCAAGGGTGGGCCAGCAGAAGGGACACAGTCGGTTGTTTGGCGTTTCCGTTTGTCTGTCCTGCGCGCCGGTCACCCCAAGGCTTCCGATCGACCACGTCTGCTTCTGGGGAAAGCCGTCCCGAGGTAGGACCGTCAGAACTGCTTTTTGCCTGCCTCCAGCAGCTCCAACTGCCAGAgtgtctgcatcttcttcttcaccatGGAGCAGATCCGTTTCACCAGCCGCTTCTCTACTCAGACGAGGCAGCGCGGTCCCTTTTCAATATCCTCCCGAAAGCACTCGTTAGCGACCACTTCGACTGGGAATGTCCGAGTTCGGCTGGACACGTTTCCCACCATCAGACACGCCCTTCGCCGATGCAACTGGCCTCACGACTCTGTGCTCTTCTCCGGTCGCCGCCCCGGAAGAACCTTGCTGACCCCTATCTGGAGAGGTGCTTTCTCGTGAAATCTGTGGGTGAAAATTCTGTTTTCCCTCCGACGTTCTCAGGGGCTACAAACGTGTCGCTTTTCAGATGTCTCTGTACATGGGGAGCGGCATCTTCCCACCAGCTCGGTCaccttctgttctcttccgcATCTGGGAAGCGAACGCATCCTCCACGGCCCGTCCACTTCTCGTTCGATGATGAGGCGACCTCTGAGTTGTTCTGCAGCAGAGGTCCACAGTTGTCCAGTCAAAGACGACCGTCAGATCCGCTGTCCTCGGCCCCACACTcatcttctccgtcgttgtcgtcctgtgtttcctctccccctTCGTCTAAGCCTTCTGTCCAGCCTTCTGCTGCCTCCCTGGTCTGTTCCGCATGCAGTGCCAGAGCGAGAAATGGAGCAAGCAGCTTGCGTGTGCAACTCATTCGCTGTGGAGCTTCCATCAGCCTCGCAGCAACGTTCGATGGAGAGGTGTGGGTGTGGGGAAaaggcggcgacggcggTCACCAAATCCTTTCAGAGCCAACGCTTCTTCGAGGGCTTGTTGAGCCTCTGGAATCCTTTTCGAGTTTCACACATGGAAGCTCAAGAGGAAAGCGTTCTGGGACCTGCGGTGGTTCTCCGCGGCGGTCGCAACTCATCTCAAGTGGTAGAGAACAACAGCCGGAATTCCTCCCAAAGGCTGGCGACGCTTGCTACCGATGCGGCTGCACCTTTCTTGACGATACCGGAAAGAAACACACGCGAGGAAGGATTATCAGAGAC GCGGCCGTTGGCGCCTCGCATTGTCTGCTCCTCGTCGATGTAGCAGTTGCCGAGCGACCCGGACTTAGCCCTGAGGAAACGATGGTATCCTGCGGACGTCGAACTCACTCGGTGCCGAAAAGCAGAGGCTCAGACTCCGAtggaagcgaggaagctCTGGACAGATCCCACCTCGCAGAGGGAGGGACGCAGTTTTCTTGTAGAAGGCGAGAACCAAAGGGAGACAGCCACGATAGCCCCTCGTCTCAGCGGATACGCAGGCGGCGCACGAATTCCAGGGCCTACCCCGGAGGAGGTCCCCTTCCGCCTGTATTGGAGCCCTTGTCTTTTGATGCTCTCCGAAGCAACGAAGAACGTTCTGGGCCGATGTCAGAGGACAGTGACGAGGGCTGCGTTGGCGAGGAGCCAGTGAGTTGTAAACAAGAAAACAGCGGCAACGTCTGGGTGTATCGGAACGAACGACGACTGTACGCATGGGGATACAACTCGAGCTGTCAGCTCGGCTTCTCCCCCCGAAAATGCCGACCAAATGACACGGCGGGCCACGGACGCAACCGTCACCAGAAGTCCGGTTCCTCTGTAGGAAGTTTAGACAGCCGTGACATTGGTGATGTAGGCTTTGTCTCCCAGTCGCTGTCCTTGGgttcctcgtctgcctctgaaGACTCAGATGCATCGACGACGACGAACCCCCGACGAATGCGAAATCTCTCCACACGACAGCGGGGCGATGAAGCTAGCGAGCAGCCTTCCGCTTCTGGAGATGCGACCTGCTCAGGCACATCTCGAGAGACAAAACTGTCCGAGACGCGGCTGGCAGTTGGTGAGAGCCAGACAAACTCAATTCACCGTAAAACGTCCGGCGAAGCTGAGGATTCTTTCACGTTTCGTCCAGTGCTGCTCTGTAGCTGGAAGTCCGCGCCGCTCGTCGAACCCTATTCGCCAGGCGACCGCCCATCTCCAGCCGCTTTGCGTGCAGAGTCATCCCTTGGAGAGCCTCACATGTTTTCCGCTGAGACAGAAACTGAGAGAAAATGGGCAGAGGGATCGTGCCGCAGTCGGCGACAGACAGCGTTTGgatcttcgtctgcttcgcaTAAAGAAATATTCGGGGGTCGCAGAAAGgctttctcgcgctctgtgcctctctttcctgccACCTGGAAGGTCGATGCCGTTGCTGCGGGTCTGACACAttccctgcttcttctcgacgaTG GTCGTGTATGCGTTTTCGGCGACAACACGTTTGGACAATGCGCTCAGCCACCTTCAGTGAGGAATGTCAAAGCGGCTCTTGTCCTCAGCAGTCTGCCTCCATGCACAGCGATCGCGGCGGGTCAAAATACAAACATGTCTATTTCTCGACCTCCTCAGA aggtcTTCGTTTGGGGAGGCAGTCGCGTCGCTGGCTCTCGAATTGCCAGTTCCCTGTCTGTTGGGATATCGGACTCCTCGTGTgcaccttcgtcttcgtgtGCTTCTAGCGCCTCCTCATCGGCCTCAACTTGTGCGGTCTCTGGTGGCCGAGGTGCCCCAGCgattcttcccttcttttctcccatGCGCTTGAAGGGCGtggggaggcgagaagacgacttGGGGACCACCCAGGATGGCTGGACAACGCAAACAACATCTCAGGGGTGTCCGGTCTTTTCGACCGACACTCTGGCGGTCAATGACTCTGTCGGGCTCGCGGTTGGCGCTGATGAGAG GGTTTACATCTTTCACTGCGGCGTCCGGCCGCCAATTGTCTTTCCAGCAGTGCCACTTCTTTCCACGTCCGACGTCTCGGAATCTCCACCCTCGCCTCAACCCTGCCCTTCTGTATCTCGGAGCCGCGGCGCGCCTGCTGTTGCCGTCTCGCCTAGTGCGCCGAACGGgcgcgtctcttcgccgCCCGTTTATCTCCATCTGCCTCCGCCTCGGACGTCGTCAAGCCCCTCGGGGGGAGTGCGGCAGatgtctttgtcttcctcccAGATCTTTCTTCTCACTGGAGACGGTCTGCTGTATTGTGCGCCGATCCCTGAGGCCTCGGCCTTCACGAGACAGCCAGGAAAGGAGAATGACCTTTCACGACGGGGAtgtgcgtctctgcttcctgccaatccaaaggagacacaggcaaGAAGTGGAGCACCgtccctttcttctgtgacCAGTTTGCCTAGATCGGTCGCATCCTTTTCGAATTTGTCTCCGTTTATCTTGTCACCCTCCATGCCGGAGCCCCTGCCGCCTGAACCCGCGTTGTGTCTCCCGCCTTCGGCGCACCCTGGCCTGAGTTTTCACGAGGCGCCGGGACTTTCTTTGAGGCCCACCTCTGGGGTCGCTGCCTCTGAATCTCTGGAAGGTTCGCCCACCGATTTGAGATGCAAGGGGGGGGGTCCTGACGGGTGtgacggagacagagtcaAGGCCATAGGCCCCGACTGCCTTGACCGCCGCCGTGGTACCAACTTGGGTCCGCCAAGAGAAGAAATTTTACCGTCTGCAGCGCCGTGGAGTGTGTTCCTCCATTTCACGCCTGTTCGCGAGGCAGCGAGCATCGGttccttcgcatgcagtgaaaACCACACAGCTGTGATTGTGGAGATTCACTCGCCTCAGTTCCCCCCTTACACTCGTCCGGCTTTGCGTAGCTCGCCTGTCGATCAGCAGGTCTGTGCAGCGATTCGCGCTTCTTTCGGAAACCCCCGACACCACGTAAACCACAACAACATTGCTCCTTTCCCATCTACCTCCTCTGGCGAATTGCCTCCTTCCACCTCGCCCCCGTCGCCTCGGGGCcccactgtctccgcttGTCACCCGCCGTCTCTTGCCGCTTGCGCGGCCCAGGCCTTGCTCCGCCCGAAACCTCCCTTCCCGGCCTCTGTAGGTCACGTACTCGAAACTGTCGCTCCACttgctgtgtctctccgcgaCAAGAgtctcttcgacttctgctgtctctttctcctcttcaacCTGCCGCTTCTgttcctcgctcttcaccGCAAGACCGCCTCGGCCCTTGCGGGCCCCACAACCGGGCTCGTCCTCAGCCGCGACATCCCAGCCCTGTTCGAAACCCTGGGCTCTGCAAAACGGATTTACCAGTTTTCCACCTCCTCAAGTTCTTTTTCGCCAGCCTCTTGCGAGAGCGGAGACGTTTTTCTCCCAGCAACTGCAGGCATGCAGTACATCTTGAGATCGTTTAAGGCAGCCGTGACCACGGCATATTTAGATGAAGGCACTGATAAACTCCTTGCTCTCAACCTGAACAGCCTTCGTGACCCGCTGAACCCAGCGTGGGTAAGCGACCCCCATGATGCATTGCCTCGCCGCAGCaggcaagagaggagagacatcCGACGATCTCCCTcactcttctcctccttcaccGAGTGGTCACCTTCCCACACGGCCCCGGAGACGGCCTCGGGCTCCGACGACGACTGGGCAGAGCCCTCGCGCCCTTTGTATGGTGGGGGAACACATCCGACCTCCCTCACGGGGTCTCACGAGGCGCGAGTGACCTCCGGGCTCTTGGAGACGACACGGGGGCTGTCGCAGCCCTTGAGGCAGCGGTGCTTGGATGACGAGCAGCTCGCGAATTCCGTTGGAGATTCGGCATGTCCGAGCGACATCCCGGCGATTCCCTGGTGGGTCGAGGCTTGTGCGCAGCAGCCTCAGAGATCTCATCGGTGTGAAGACTCGACGACGAGACGGAAGGGCCCTAGACTGTCTCACGCCTCTGCTACGATGGAGACAGCCCACGAGACGGGTCAGGAGCCGGAGACAGACCGGCGAGAGGACGTTTTAAGACGTTCGAAAGACAGGAGGCCCCGCAACGAGACTGAAGCTTTTGGAAGTGTCTGTAGGGAATCGGATGTAGACCGAAAGGATAAGAGAgagcaagcagagagacgggtCGCTTACCCTCTAATGGCGATAAGGGGCGAATCGTCAACAGGCCTCGCCAGCCACATGGAAGTCTCTCTGGAAgcggcctcttcttcgtcgaggGACGTATCTTCTTTGGGTCCTGCTTCCTCCGGAGGTGCTTCTTCCCATGCAGAAATGCTGCCTGCTTCCGAAGTTTTGTCCGGTCAAGGCGGCACAGAATCTCGTTCGTTTTCAAGCCGGGTTCCTCCTGTGTCTTCAGTCCTACTTGCAAGCAGcggttcttcctcgtcttcatccTTTTCTCACGAAGAAGACGTTTGGACCGAGGAAGGGAGGCAGGCTGTGGCTTTGTGGACGGAGCTGATGGGTTCGAGTCTGGATGACGGACAGTCTGTGAGGTCGTTTCTGAGCGCCGGAGCAGAAGATCTCGCGACTGTGTTGGGAGCTCCTCTGCCTCACCGGAGAGTgcgcgagcgaggagacagtttTCCTCGTTCGCAGCAGCACCCCTCCCGTTCAGGCGACGATTCGAGAGGAATGGTCCGTGGTGACGCCAGTCGGCTATCCTCTTCCTCACTCACACAGCCGTTTCTCTTGCCGGATATCGCCAATTTCCTCCCTTATGAGAACatcctcttccgccttccGCGGCGAGCAAGCGACCTGCTAACCTCGTCCGAAAATGCGCTCCTGGAGAGGCGCCTCATCGATCAGTGGTCAGGCGCCTTCTGGGTAGACGACAAGGAAGGCAAAGCGCGAGGGGGAACAAAGGTGAAAGAACACAGAGGCCGGCAAAAAGGAGACGGACGGAGGCCTTTGCTCGAAGGCAAACTGACAGGCCAGTGcttgaagagagaggacgtgGAAGCGGAGGAAATTCAGGGACCTGCGTACAGGGGGCCGGGCGAGAATGCAAGCGACGAGGGCAGAGAGCAGGGAGCAGGAGGGAAGTGGCGAAATAAAGGAGATGGAAAGGCGGTTGAGGGCGCTGAATCCCAAGAGGGAAGGAACAGCGAGGGAATTACGATGAATGCGAAAACGTTTGTGGACACatcagagacgaaagagcaaAGTGGAAAGAACACAAGTGAGGATGAGGTCAGAAATGCTCGACAGTCAAGGAACGCAACTGATCGCCAGGACCTAAACAAAGGGGTAGATCTGAATGAAAGAGACGACATGCAGGAGCCGCTTAACGAGGCCGACATGTCCAACCAGCGTTCGATAGGGATGCTGGGGAGATGGACAACACCTTTTGTGCCAGCAAAAGATGGTGCCAGCGAGGCGCAAGTGCAACAGGAAGGAGCATGGACGACAGCATCTGATATTGGAAGATTCCCcagccagagagaggaacgaaacCGAGCGCGACCGCACGGCAACGGTGTCGAGGACTGGCGGAAACGTCTTCAGACCTTCTCGCCGGCTTTTGCTCCCTTGTCTCCCTCGTTGCCTCCATCCTCattccctctgtcttcttcccctgtaCCTCACCCCTGTCGTCCATCCTCGTCTATTGTCTCTCCCGCACTTACAGCATCCCTTGCACCTACCCTGCGGCTGTCAGAGGCGGAGTTTCCTTGTTTGTCTCCAGTTCTTGCTACTGGTCGACTTCCCAATCCCAGAGGCGCGGGAGTCTTTGAGTCCAAACTCAGCCCCGTGGGCTCGCAGACCAGCCCCCCAAAAGTCGCCCCACTGTGCCCCCTGTTGTCCGCGAGTCCGTCAGGCCACACGCCAAACTCCGCAAGGCCCACTAGCCGATGGGAGAACCACGACCGCCAAGTCATTGATAgaaaaagcggagaagaacgaactgTCTCCTTGGACGACACTGGTCTGCCTGTGGCTACTCCAAGGTGGTCACCCGATGAAAGTGGAGGAACCGACGACAACGACCCCTCTGGATTCATGGACCCGGACCCAGCGTGGAATCATGTGGAGAATAGacacaggaaacagagcagCGTGCTTAGACGGGAAAATGGAAACTGTGTCTTGACTAGAGGGGAGGTTCGAAAGACTATCCCAGGTCTCGCGCCGCCGTGTAGCCACCCCCCAGAGAAACCACAGCAGTCCTCGGCCTCCTCAGTGGTGGCATGGGGGAGAGGCATCGCGGGAGGAAACGGTCCGGATGTATATGACGCTCAGGGAAGCAGTCTGAGGATGCCGAGGCCTGGGGAACCTGTCACCGCGTCCACCACAGAAACCAAGCAGGTTTCAAAGATCGATATTCCTGCCTCTCTGAGTCAACGGGGTCACgaggtggagacagcagcgcgcGGACGCGGCGACACGCATCCGAGTGGACGGGGGTTTGCCCTTGAAGACTTCTTGGTTGTTTCACAttcaagaaagaagaagagaaagaatgGGAAAGACACCGGGGTACTAGATGAGCTAAAAGACCAGGCACATACTCAGCATTCCACGCAGCGTCCGGGGCCGTGGAACAGAGGCAGTGCTGGGAGGGAGATGCCGGTCCCTGGCTCCGCGAGCGCTTCCCCAGAACTTGCGCCTGTTCCGGATCTGTCAGCCATTATGCGTGAAGAAGAACTTCTTCGTCAGGAGCGAGCACTGAAGTTTCAGCTTCGGCAGTCTCAAGCACTCGCTCAGCACCCTTCCTCAGTGGTACGCGTATCGGGACCGCCTTCagtcgtcgtcgtctctcgccaAAGCGCGACAGCCTCCGCGGCGCTTACCTCGGGCACCGTCTCCGGGACAGCCGGAGCTAGGAGCCGGCCCCTGTGCGACCGGCCTGCGGGCCCCGGGGGCGCCCGGCCGTCGAGGCCCGACGCCGCTTCTTTCAACCGCTGGGGGCGAGAAGCTGCACTGCGCCTCCAGGGCGAAGAAGGTTTTTGTGCTTCGGACCTTACAGCTATCCAGCGTGAGCAGATCgaggagcaagaagaagacttAGCGAGGCggcaagaggaagcagaactCCAGGAGGCCCTACGTCTTATCCGGGAAATGGAAGAGCGGGAACGGCAACAGGAAGCCGCTTTTCAGAGGGAAATTCGTCGAGCTGCAGTAATAGAGAGACGCCGAATCGAGGCCAGCAATGCCACGAGTAAAGTGGCGAGAAAAGCACGTTCGGACGGGAATCGCCGTGGGCGTCATGGCGCTTCTCATCACCTTCGAACAGAAAGGCTCCCGTATGGTCCCGGTGACCAAATCCCAGTTCCTTCTCAGTCGACTTGTCAGGGACATCCTCGCCGGGGCCGCCGCCCCCATCCCGTCAAATCGGGAAATGGTGGATGTGAGTCACACCCGTCGACGCAGCAGCAACTCTGA